One stretch of Aquimarina sp. Aq107 DNA includes these proteins:
- a CDS encoding histidine kinase, protein MNSIKFNKTDYQLLAVYFLVYWVWNGFHHFYDTNTFSFIEYFISIPIRIIQMIVLLWFIKWVIETFLIKYKSYVGLFGIGISGLSAIGFFFFLLNKYYIPFGYIKWEELPSIGKTILFNVEDSIINVSIPLVLVFGKKYYNYREDQLNRINLQKELELKVLRAQYDPHFLYNNLNTIDALVDYSSKETIKKYISNLAALYRYLIHKKDEEVVLLEEELSLINKYFFLIETRFEGDYSFEILRNTSNKNNYILNGALLTSIENIIKHNTADNEIIIRTQIHIEKDKVKIENNKSNANNSKESLGTGLKNLRKRHELLGDKTIKIIEDEQKFILEIPLLNVID, encoded by the coding sequence ATGAATTCTATTAAATTTAATAAAACAGATTATCAGCTTTTGGCAGTCTACTTTTTAGTCTACTGGGTTTGGAATGGTTTTCATCATTTTTATGATACAAATACATTTTCTTTTATAGAATATTTTATTAGTATCCCTATAAGAATCATTCAGATGATTGTATTGTTATGGTTTATTAAGTGGGTCATAGAAACTTTCTTAATTAAGTATAAAAGTTACGTAGGTTTATTTGGAATTGGTATATCGGGTTTGTCTGCTATTGGCTTTTTTTTCTTCTTGTTAAACAAATACTACATTCCTTTTGGTTACATAAAGTGGGAAGAATTGCCTTCTATTGGTAAAACTATTCTTTTTAATGTTGAAGATTCTATTATTAATGTTTCTATTCCTTTAGTGCTAGTATTCGGAAAAAAATATTATAACTATCGAGAAGATCAACTCAATCGAATTAATTTACAAAAAGAGCTTGAGCTAAAAGTGTTACGTGCGCAATACGATCCACATTTTTTATATAACAACCTCAATACTATTGATGCTTTAGTAGACTATTCTTCTAAAGAAACCATTAAAAAATATATTTCGAATTTAGCGGCGTTATATCGTTATCTTATTCATAAAAAAGATGAAGAAGTTGTTTTGCTAGAAGAAGAGTTATCTCTTATAAACAAGTATTTTTTTTTAATTGAAACTCGCTTTGAAGGTGATTATAGTTTTGAAATTTTGAGAAATACTTCTAATAAAAATAATTATATACTAAATGGTGCTTTATTAACGTCTATTGAAAATATAATAAAACATAATACAGCGGATAATGAAATCATAATTAGAACACAAATCCATATCGAAAAGGATAAAGTTAAAATTGAGAATAATAAATCTAATGCGAATAATTCAAAAGAATCTTTAGGTACAGGCTTAAAAAATTTAAGAAAACGTCACGAGTTATTAGGAGATAAAACCATAAAGATTATAGAGGATGAACAAAAGTTTATTTTAGAAATACCTTTACTTAATGTAATAGATTAA
- a CDS encoding LytTR family DNA-binding domain-containing protein — MNILIIEDEKPAYKKLLSYLVNYLGDNFTHTYVRSVNEGVEALTNSNIFDLIFADIKILKGTSFDIFSQVTFSTPIIFCTAYNEHLFKAFQTNGIAYVLKPYSQEELNEAIKKFETLFNTKPYNKDIFNDFKLLLESKENVYKKRFAVKKKDDIKLIDVETICFIEVFGDLCKLYDTKGMFHTISKNLGIVYNELNPNQFFKINRSQIVNINFIESISPHSKNRLYLKISNIKDLVVTSTSTTKAFRIWLEH, encoded by the coding sequence ATGAATATTTTAATTATAGAAGATGAAAAACCTGCTTATAAAAAGCTATTAAGTTATTTAGTAAATTATTTAGGTGATAACTTTACGCATACTTATGTTCGTTCTGTAAATGAGGGCGTTGAGGCGTTAACAAACTCAAATATTTTTGATCTCATTTTTGCTGATATTAAAATATTAAAAGGAACTTCATTTGATATTTTTAGTCAAGTAACTTTTTCTACACCTATTATTTTTTGTACCGCTTATAATGAACATCTATTCAAAGCTTTTCAAACAAATGGGATTGCTTATGTTTTAAAACCGTATTCTCAAGAAGAATTAAATGAAGCAATTAAAAAGTTTGAAACACTTTTTAATACAAAACCTTATAATAAAGACATTTTTAATGACTTTAAGTTATTATTAGAAAGTAAGGAGAATGTATATAAAAAACGATTTGCTGTTAAGAAGAAAGACGATATAAAACTTATTGATGTTGAGACGATATGTTTTATAGAGGTGTTTGGAGATTTGTGCAAACTATACGACACTAAGGGCATGTTTCATACCATTTCGAAGAATCTTGGAATAGTATACAATGAATTAAACCCCAATCAATTCTTTAAAATTAACCGAAGTCAAATTGTGAATATTAATTTTATCGAAAGTATTTCTCCACACAGTAAAAATAGATTGTATCTCAAAATCAGTAATATAAAAGATTTAGTGGTTACTAGTACATCTACAACTAAAGCATTTAGGATATGGTTAGAACACTAA
- a CDS encoding aspartyl protease family protein: MKTYFTITLILFPLIIFGQDKPIGQIPFAINEDGNMTITLKINNSDVSNFILDTGSSVTAIDKTIAEQLNLALQEEGAKIIGTSGVNNDVKKTQKQHISLNNKIELKDIELYVTDLSSLGKINGLIGFDLFKEYVTKTNFDTKIISFYKRKGKPDTKGYTAINFSESFCTPEIKISLSLPNNESFSGKVLFDTGNASEPFSFNSPFVNNHKLTKKFKKLTTTDARGIDALYRKVENGVIPFIKIKKFKLSEIPIALSNAQQGMSSKEAYMGNLGLKYISKFNFILDYNKKKIYLKPNKSFDDAFNFPLSGIHLEEKEEGVFIRLISKPSMAYDKGLRAGQQLISIDGIKEKDKQFYQKALRSEDKIVSITVQLEDGTLKTVQILLKRLI, encoded by the coding sequence ATGAAAACGTATTTTACAATCACTCTAATTTTATTTCCTTTAATAATTTTTGGACAAGACAAACCTATTGGTCAAATTCCATTTGCTATAAATGAAGATGGCAATATGACAATAACTTTGAAAATCAACAATTCGGATGTTTCAAATTTTATTTTAGATACGGGTTCTTCAGTTACTGCTATAGACAAGACAATAGCTGAACAATTAAATTTAGCATTACAAGAAGAAGGTGCAAAAATCATAGGAACTTCAGGAGTTAATAATGATGTTAAAAAAACTCAAAAACAACACATTTCTTTAAACAATAAAATAGAACTAAAAGATATAGAATTGTATGTCACGGACTTATCTAGTTTAGGCAAAATCAATGGTCTTATAGGTTTTGATTTATTTAAAGAGTATGTAACCAAAACTAATTTTGATACAAAAATAATTAGCTTTTATAAGCGTAAAGGTAAACCAGATACCAAAGGCTACACAGCTATAAATTTTTCAGAATCTTTTTGTACCCCAGAAATAAAAATTTCTTTATCGCTCCCTAATAATGAATCATTTTCAGGAAAAGTACTTTTTGACACTGGTAATGCTTCCGAACCATTTAGTTTCAACTCACCATTTGTAAATAACCATAAGCTTACTAAGAAATTCAAAAAACTAACAACTACTGATGCTAGAGGAATTGATGCCCTTTATAGAAAGGTCGAGAATGGTGTTATTCCATTTATAAAGATTAAAAAATTCAAGTTATCAGAAATTCCTATTGCGCTTTCAAACGCTCAACAAGGAATGTCATCTAAAGAGGCTTATATGGGTAATCTTGGACTAAAATATATAAGTAAATTCAATTTTATACTGGACTACAACAAGAAGAAAATCTATTTAAAACCAAATAAATCATTTGATGATGCTTTTAATTTCCCACTAAGTGGAATTCATCTAGAAGAGAAGGAAGAAGGGGTTTTTATCAGGTTAATTTCTAAACCTAGTATGGCCTATGATAAAGGTTTGAGAGCTGGTCAGCAACTAATTTCTATAGACGGTATTAAGGAAAAAGACAAACAATTTTACCAAAAAGCATTACGAAGTGAAGACAAAATAGTATCCATAACTGTGCAATTAGAAGATGGCACATTAAAGACAGTACAAATTTTATTGAAACGATTGATTTGA
- a CDS encoding LytTR family DNA-binding domain-containing protein, translating to MIKIGIVDDELLARNVLEEYCSKIENFDIVVNTGNPLEFINFIQQNDVDLIFLDIKMPELTGMEILRSLLKPPKVILTTAYSEYALESYNYGVVDYLLKPIKLERFLKAINKVTASKITAPKKNSASEELQIKHDGVPVNISFSSILYIQSFGNYLKIFTDSRMYLISETLINITTLLSTDFQRTHKSYIANLNRVSKATRTHLLIDDKKVPVSAMYKVIVFEKLEVLAKL from the coding sequence ATGATAAAAATAGGTATTGTCGATGATGAATTATTAGCTCGTAATGTACTAGAAGAATACTGCTCTAAAATTGAGAATTTTGATATTGTAGTTAATACTGGAAATCCCCTTGAATTTATCAATTTCATTCAACAAAATGATGTTGATCTTATTTTTCTTGATATAAAAATGCCTGAACTTACTGGGATGGAAATTTTACGTTCTCTATTAAAACCACCTAAAGTGATTCTAACCACAGCTTATTCGGAGTATGCGTTAGAAAGTTATAATTATGGCGTTGTAGATTATTTATTAAAACCTATAAAACTAGAACGCTTTTTGAAAGCGATAAATAAAGTTACTGCTTCAAAAATAACTGCGCCTAAAAAAAATAGTGCAAGCGAAGAACTTCAAATAAAACACGATGGCGTACCGGTTAATATTTCATTTTCATCAATTCTATACATTCAGAGTTTTGGAAATTATTTGAAAATCTTTACTGATTCTAGAATGTATCTTATTTCTGAAACACTCATTAATATCACTACTTTATTATCTACAGATTTTCAGCGTACACATAAATCATACATTGCCAATTTAAACAGAGTTTCAAAAGCAACTAGAACCCATTTGTTAATTGATGATAAAAAAGTACCTGTAAGCGCTATGTATAAGGTTATTGTATTTGAAAAATTAGAAGTTTTAGCGAAATTATAA
- a CDS encoding sensor histidine kinase, whose amino-acid sequence MIKKTFKDTILLNIGAFVLVLILELLSGWMLIDRYDSSFSFFLWALKYAINIMAVIWINHFVLIPYFFDKKRYFIYVLLVIGSIFLIAYIEAFANNSWPGVTKTFLFHFYTTGTGMAAFFLRRNMIIQKENAEKEKLQKEMELTYLKEQVNPHFLFNSLNSIYSLSRQQSPETPDLVMQLSELMRYQLESSKKEAVPLKEELEFIENYLLLEEKRLSKRCTIEFLIEGDLSGLKISPMLLIPFVENAIKHGAQSTNEQSKIDISVTIKNTTLHFSVVNSKPTMITATNRNGLGLENVRRRLGLLYPNAHTLDIVDNANDYYVNLTINLTV is encoded by the coding sequence ATGATTAAAAAAACTTTTAAGGACACCATACTCCTTAACATCGGAGCTTTTGTATTGGTGCTCATCCTTGAACTATTAAGTGGATGGATGCTCATAGATCGATATGATTCGTCTTTTTCCTTTTTTTTATGGGCACTTAAATATGCCATTAATATTATGGCAGTTATTTGGATAAATCATTTTGTTCTTATTCCATACTTTTTTGATAAGAAAAGATATTTTATATATGTACTCTTAGTTATTGGGAGCATATTTCTTATTGCCTATATAGAAGCTTTTGCTAACAACAGTTGGCCTGGTGTTACTAAAACTTTTCTATTTCATTTTTATACTACAGGTACTGGTATGGCGGCTTTTTTTTTAAGAAGAAATATGATTATCCAAAAGGAAAATGCGGAGAAAGAAAAATTACAAAAAGAGATGGAACTCACTTATTTAAAGGAGCAAGTGAATCCTCATTTCTTATTTAACTCATTGAATAGTATTTATTCACTTTCTAGACAACAATCTCCAGAAACTCCAGATCTTGTCATGCAGCTTTCAGAATTAATGCGTTATCAATTGGAAAGTTCGAAAAAAGAAGCAGTTCCATTAAAAGAAGAACTTGAATTTATAGAAAATTACTTGTTGCTTGAAGAAAAAAGATTAAGTAAACGATGTACTATTGAGTTTTTGATTGAAGGCGATCTTTCTGGATTAAAAATCTCACCAATGTTATTAATCCCTTTTGTAGAAAATGCTATTAAACACGGTGCACAAAGTACTAATGAACAGAGTAAAATTGATATTTCTGTCACTATAAAAAACACTACGCTACATTTTAGTGTAGTTAATTCAAAGCCTACGATGATTACTGCAACAAATAGAAACGGACTAGGGCTTGAAAATGTAAGAAGACGTTTGGGTTTATTGTACCCTAATGCTCATACATTGGATATTGTCGATAACGCAAATGATTATTACGTAAATTTAACTATTAATCTAACTGTGTAA
- a CDS encoding serine hydrolase has translation MKNCILILFTIVLFIACKNEQKKHSNTIKTTSPKYETYNYTGFTKEEAYAYHKHIYEGGNWTMYGDLERYFYLHFSEIKQHSRILRADRPKILEETPRDDVKNFITPTDLKKGGGLSLNDYVQQVEVNGLIIIHKGKIVFEGYPRMFPTDLHINMLITQVFVSTSVAILEDKGLIDTSKPIDYYFESLKGSGWEDVPVIDILSMSSGIGWALVDEYEVSFDPIKDLATLKSVKPSGTEYQFSNADASILTLLVEKINGVSFRDFVEKEIWKKIGSEYSALLGINTNGTSLSYLDGMSTTLRDLARFGLAFTPSGRKDADPIISDAHLSKIQNINKKLQRKSRYSEELIQSNYQWGAVYDDGDFYKGAHGGQGLYISPSKDLVIAFYGTSNIDRQRNQLDVISRQLSKSGLFDLE, from the coding sequence ATGAAAAACTGTATTCTAATTCTCTTCACTATAGTTCTTTTTATTGCGTGTAAAAATGAGCAAAAAAAACATTCTAATACCATAAAAACGACAAGTCCAAAGTATGAAACATATAATTATACTGGATTTACAAAAGAAGAAGCTTATGCATACCATAAGCATATTTATGAAGGTGGAAATTGGACGATGTATGGTGATTTGGAGCGGTATTTTTACCTACACTTCTCCGAAATAAAACAACATTCGCGTATACTTAGGGCTGATAGGCCGAAAATTCTAGAAGAAACGCCAAGAGATGATGTAAAAAACTTTATCACACCGACAGATTTAAAAAAAGGCGGCGGACTATCATTAAATGATTATGTACAGCAAGTAGAAGTTAATGGGTTAATTATAATTCATAAAGGTAAAATCGTATTCGAAGGCTATCCTAGAATGTTTCCTACTGATTTACATATTAATATGCTAATAACCCAAGTTTTTGTTAGTACTTCAGTAGCTATTTTAGAGGATAAAGGTTTGATTGATACTAGCAAACCTATTGATTACTACTTTGAATCTCTTAAAGGATCAGGCTGGGAGGATGTTCCTGTAATAGATATACTTTCTATGAGCTCCGGAATTGGTTGGGCTCTAGTTGATGAATATGAAGTAAGCTTTGACCCAATTAAAGATTTAGCGACATTAAAATCCGTTAAGCCATCAGGAACAGAATATCAATTTTCCAATGCAGATGCTTCCATATTAACATTACTAGTAGAAAAAATTAACGGTGTTAGTTTTCGAGATTTTGTAGAAAAAGAAATATGGAAAAAAATAGGATCAGAATATAGTGCCCTTTTGGGAATCAATACGAATGGAACCTCTCTTTCATATTTAGATGGTATGTCAACAACCCTGCGAGATCTTGCTAGATTCGGTCTTGCATTTACACCAAGCGGTAGAAAAGACGCAGATCCAATTATTTCTGATGCGCACTTATCTAAAATCCAGAACATAAATAAAAAACTCCAACGGAAGTCACGATATTCAGAAGAACTAATACAGAGCAATTATCAGTGGGGCGCGGTATATGATGATGGTGACTTTTATAAAGGAGCCCATGGAGGACAAGGTCTTTACATATCTCCTTCTAAAGATTTGGTTATTGCATTTTATGGAACATCTAATATTGATCGCCAAAGGAATCAATTGGATGTGATTTCTAGACAGCTTTCAAAATCAGGATTGTTTGATCTTGAATAA
- a CDS encoding serine hydrolase, with translation MKNKKGLLILILLILTNNAFTQKSSVKEYASTVESSSLVLPQIQVVPIKDTKTERNYELYIELPEDYSENNNKNYPVLYYTDAMWHLEMLSGSTEYILEDIILVGISWQLDINKDLKKEVGKHVSRYRDYSFRKSNKPEIQFKYQFGQANKHLDFIRNDIITYVDKTYRTDPNSRTYFGYSMSGEFGAYILLSKPDTFNNYILGSPSIKNEVAYLSELNTKFGPFDASNRNSSLNANVFISYGSLEKDMEPIEEFIKLLKDRRDSGLSVLNEVIEGTHGTAFPMTTVRSVTWLSSMMNHVSSENNDISFWSTPHLNNPYISTTPENRNDGISVDTLAVNTKDRNAILNLSQEIFEGKHGSYDAVLVSHKNKLVFESYYKKGRINVPHGQASAVKAYTSLVLGRAMQMGYLSMEDLNKPLISFLKDINPEKITKGAEKITLHKALTMHGGLTINNDTWKDIENDSVRLKGQGLVQTLLEQTKPITSESQTYLYGNFNPMLVMTVIDAVVPGTAEDFIKTELLDKLGITNYTWSNHISGLPEAGWRVSMMSRDMIKLGNLVLNKGKLHGEQLISAEYLATATSGIVKPTEDWMPKDYRYGYFWYQTSVQVGNKSYDASFAWGGGGQRVIVIAALDLTIVISGHDREDKIMTPISEIIIPAFVTQ, from the coding sequence ATGAAAAACAAAAAAGGACTACTAATTTTAATTCTTCTTATACTAACAAACAATGCTTTTACGCAGAAAAGTAGTGTAAAAGAATACGCATCAACTGTAGAAAGCTCTTCCTTAGTATTACCACAAATTCAGGTAGTACCCATAAAAGATACTAAGACAGAAAGAAATTATGAACTTTATATAGAATTACCTGAGGATTATTCTGAAAACAATAATAAAAACTATCCAGTCCTTTATTACACAGATGCGATGTGGCATCTCGAAATGCTATCTGGTTCTACAGAATACATCTTAGAAGATATTATTCTTGTTGGGATTTCCTGGCAATTAGATATTAATAAAGACCTAAAAAAAGAAGTAGGCAAGCATGTGAGTCGATATCGGGATTATAGCTTTCGTAAATCGAACAAACCAGAAATTCAGTTTAAATATCAATTCGGACAAGCTAATAAACATTTAGATTTCATTCGCAATGATATTATTACCTATGTGGACAAAACCTATAGAACTGATCCAAACAGTCGTACGTATTTTGGTTATTCAATGAGTGGAGAATTTGGAGCATACATATTATTATCCAAACCTGATACCTTTAATAATTACATTCTTGGCAGTCCATCGATCAAAAATGAAGTTGCCTATTTGTCTGAACTTAATACGAAATTTGGACCTTTTGATGCGTCAAATAGAAATTCAAGCCTCAATGCGAATGTTTTTATTTCATATGGCTCGTTAGAAAAAGATATGGAACCTATCGAAGAGTTTATTAAATTACTAAAAGATAGGAGAGATAGTGGTTTATCAGTTTTAAATGAAGTGATTGAGGGTACTCATGGAACCGCATTTCCTATGACGACAGTACGCAGTGTTACTTGGTTATCATCTATGATGAATCATGTTTCAAGTGAGAATAATGATATCTCGTTCTGGTCGACTCCACACCTCAATAATCCATATATCAGTACAACACCAGAGAACAGAAACGACGGTATATCAGTTGATACATTAGCTGTGAATACTAAGGATAGAAATGCAATTCTTAACCTTTCTCAGGAGATTTTTGAAGGCAAACATGGGAGCTATGATGCAGTTCTCGTTTCTCATAAAAACAAATTAGTTTTTGAATCTTATTATAAAAAAGGACGTATTAACGTGCCTCATGGACAAGCATCAGCAGTAAAAGCGTATACTAGTTTGGTTCTAGGAAGAGCGATGCAAATGGGGTACCTATCTATGGAAGATCTAAATAAACCTTTGATTAGTTTTCTAAAAGATATTAATCCTGAAAAAATTACCAAAGGAGCCGAAAAAATTACACTTCATAAAGCATTGACTATGCATGGAGGATTAACTATAAATAACGATACATGGAAAGATATTGAGAATGATTCCGTTCGGTTAAAAGGTCAGGGACTGGTTCAGACGCTTCTGGAGCAAACTAAACCAATAACGTCAGAATCTCAGACATATTTGTATGGTAATTTTAATCCAATGCTAGTCATGACTGTTATTGATGCAGTCGTACCAGGAACCGCTGAGGATTTTATTAAAACTGAATTACTTGATAAACTTGGTATTACAAATTATACATGGTCTAACCATATAAGTGGATTGCCAGAAGCAGGTTGGCGCGTAAGTATGATGTCGCGGGATATGATTAAATTGGGTAACTTGGTTCTTAATAAAGGGAAATTACATGGCGAACAGCTTATTTCTGCAGAATATCTTGCAACAGCCACTAGTGGTATTGTGAAACCCACAGAGGATTGGATGCCTAAAGACTATCGTTATGGATATTTTTGGTATCAAACGAGCGTACAGGTAGGTAATAAAAGCTATGATGCCTCATTTGCGTGGGGAGGTGGAGGACAACGTGTAATAGTGATAGCAGCGCTCGATCTAACCATAGTTATATCCGGCCATGATAGAGAAGACAAAATAATGACTCCGATTTCTGAAATCATTATCCCTGCATTTGTTACTCAATAA
- a CDS encoding S41 family peptidase: MKKRLFLFFLVLVAQVAAQSDTIKYFNHLIFRETPYSKTEGRIPITQDESKNTNHFKLTYDASNRLILIEYLYKNKLIKLNRSGILDGKRALAPKTKIEYIGNEEIRTFFNSVGEPTTNGMGVFKEVYAYNKEGKRVSLRFYDKNDTPINNTWKIFEYKWKHIKTNTVLETRKDISGSNVPMRPYYKFYNVVYKFDANGILLAMNNVDKNLNLINDETGIAIDKATYDENNNLISFQFFNAENKPVIGSFLGTAGGFATYDKKGNCLKYASIDLDGNYMLDKRSNDAYSRYKFGTTGNLIERSSFDTDSKIQKKRGVTRVKYIYNQDDSAGLLKTEYHHTIPTAKIKDSVFINLASTIERKKLVADYNQLLTTLKQHPTQFEFIDKVSYTNLVDAQREKLKDSMSINEFYQVVAPIVASLGCLHTRIVDNRFFSVPYKYWLPLIVWFEDGKMYAINNCIENIAMNVGSEIIEINGITAKDIYKSLKTTISADAFNERFYRGDLNINFLYYYHSYFGFSRTYKIKFKPYNTEKEITTTFFIDEPAPGYKSKIINTPRLSLDVKKEHKTAIIRIKNFSYFPRGKQNIDFFKEKIDVYMKKIIEENIEKVVLDLRGNRGGNPACTNHLLSYITSKEINFYEDNELNKRRNRPAIVKPKTDNTISNKNIFVITNGRSASATAQMLAVVKHNKLAIILGEETGGTYSTHPGRRVKPLENTKLVLQIGTERESVNVPKLPLNKGIIPDKKIEIKMENILKDNDLVLDYIFNLK, encoded by the coding sequence ATGAAAAAACGCCTATTTCTTTTCTTCTTAGTCTTAGTAGCTCAAGTAGCAGCTCAATCTGATACAATTAAGTATTTTAACCATTTGATTTTTCGAGAAACACCATATTCAAAAACTGAAGGTAGGATACCAATAACCCAAGACGAAAGCAAAAACACCAATCATTTTAAGTTAACTTATGATGCATCAAACCGACTTATTCTTATCGAATATCTATATAAGAATAAGCTTATCAAATTAAATAGGAGTGGTATACTTGACGGCAAAAGAGCTTTAGCTCCCAAAACCAAAATTGAATACATCGGTAATGAAGAAATAAGAACATTTTTTAATTCAGTTGGTGAACCCACAACCAACGGGATGGGAGTGTTTAAAGAAGTTTATGCCTATAACAAAGAGGGGAAGCGAGTAAGCTTAAGATTTTATGATAAAAATGATACTCCTATTAATAATACTTGGAAAATATTTGAATACAAATGGAAACACATTAAAACGAATACCGTATTAGAGACCAGAAAAGATATCAGTGGATCTAATGTACCAATGCGTCCTTATTATAAGTTTTATAATGTAGTATATAAGTTCGATGCTAATGGAATATTGTTAGCCATGAATAATGTAGATAAAAACCTAAATTTAATAAATGATGAAACTGGAATAGCTATAGATAAAGCGACATATGACGAGAATAATAATTTGATTAGTTTCCAATTTTTTAATGCTGAAAATAAACCCGTTATTGGTTCGTTTTTAGGAACTGCAGGAGGATTTGCCACTTATGATAAAAAAGGAAACTGCTTAAAATATGCTTCTATTGATCTAGATGGGAATTATATGTTGGATAAAAGAAGTAATGATGCCTATTCAAGATATAAATTTGGTACTACTGGTAATTTAATTGAGCGTAGTAGTTTTGATACAGATAGTAAAATACAAAAAAAACGAGGTGTAACGCGTGTAAAATATATTTATAACCAAGATGATTCAGCAGGATTATTAAAAACAGAATATCATCATACTATACCTACTGCAAAGATTAAAGATTCTGTTTTTATAAATCTCGCTAGTACTATTGAAAGAAAAAAATTAGTAGCAGATTATAATCAGCTATTAACAACCTTAAAACAGCATCCCACTCAATTTGAGTTTATAGATAAAGTGTCTTATACTAATTTAGTAGATGCACAACGGGAAAAACTAAAAGATTCAATGTCAATAAATGAATTTTATCAAGTAGTAGCTCCTATAGTTGCAAGTTTAGGATGTTTACATACGCGCATAGTTGATAATCGATTTTTTAGCGTACCATATAAATATTGGTTACCGTTGATCGTATGGTTTGAAGATGGTAAAATGTACGCTATAAATAATTGTATCGAAAATATAGCAATGAATGTTGGTTCCGAAATAATAGAAATTAACGGAATTACTGCAAAAGATATATATAAGAGTTTAAAAACAACGATTTCTGCAGATGCTTTTAATGAGCGCTTTTATAGAGGAGATTTAAACATCAATTTTTTATATTATTATCACAGTTACTTCGGTTTTAGTAGGACTTATAAGATAAAATTTAAACCTTATAATACCGAAAAAGAAATTACTACTACATTTTTTATTGATGAACCTGCGCCAGGTTATAAATCTAAAATAATAAATACACCTAGGTTAAGTTTAGATGTAAAAAAAGAACATAAGACTGCTATTATAAGAATTAAGAATTTTAGTTATTTTCCAAGAGGAAAACAGAATATTGATTTTTTCAAAGAGAAGATTGACGTTTATATGAAAAAAATCATAGAGGAAAATATAGAGAAGGTAGTTTTAGATTTAAGAGGAAATAGAGGAGGAAACCCTGCATGCACGAATCACTTATTGTCATATATCACTAGTAAGGAAATAAACTTTTATGAAGATAATGAGCTAAATAAAAGAAGAAATAGACCAGCAATTGTAAAACCAAAAACAGATAATACCATAAGTAATAAAAATATTTTTGTCATAACCAATGGTCGTTCCGCATCTGCTACAGCTCAAATGTTAGCAGTTGTAAAACACAATAAGTTAGCTATTATACTAGGAGAAGAGACCGGAGGAACCTACAGTACACATCCCGGAAGAAGAGTAAAACCTTTAGAAAACACAAAACTAGTTTTACAAATCGGGACAGAGAGAGAATCAGTGAATGTACCAAAACTACCACTTAATAAAGGAATAATTCCAGATAAAAAAATAGAAATAAAAATGGAAAATATTTTAAAGGATAATGACTTAGTATTAGATTATATTTTTAATCTTAAGTAA
- a CDS encoding DUF6642 family protein: MLEKREQLPQEPLIDADYFIYCLEAVDDIETNEITEAQKKLEQLTSQYGVASIYKTCDTIEGLEASLNTLVLDDHNFKDYEIIYLVITGEANSICLNDYYYSLQEIAEIFEGKLKGKILHFSNAKALDLDEEEAQYFLDITGAKGVSGYGNSYNGVTSSNLDIAFFNLFKEDDNMLDVVEELHQRHYKICKFLDFRLYY, translated from the coding sequence TTGTTAGAAAAAAGAGAGCAATTACCCCAAGAGCCATTAATCGATGCAGATTATTTTATTTACTGTTTGGAAGCGGTTGACGATATAGAAACGAACGAGATTACTGAGGCACAGAAAAAATTAGAACAATTGACCTCTCAATATGGCGTAGCCAGTATTTATAAAACCTGTGATACTATTGAAGGTTTAGAAGCTAGTTTAAATACATTAGTGCTGGATGATCATAATTTTAAAGACTATGAAATCATCTATTTGGTAATAACGGGCGAAGCAAATAGTATTTGTTTAAATGATTACTATTATAGTTTACAAGAAATTGCAGAAATTTTTGAAGGGAAATTAAAAGGAAAGATTTTACATTTTTCTAATGCAAAAGCGCTGGATTTAGACGAAGAAGAAGCACAATATTTTTTGGATATCACAGGTGCAAAAGGTGTTTCTGGATACGGTAATTCTTATAATGGAGTCACTAGCTCCAATCTTGATATCGCATTCTTTAACTTGTTTAAAGAAGATGATAATATGTTAGATGTTGTAGAAGAGTTGCATCAAAGACATTACAAAATCTGTAAATTCCTTGATTTTAGACTGTATTATTAA